A region from the Panicum hallii strain FIL2 chromosome 1, PHallii_v3.1, whole genome shotgun sequence genome encodes:
- the LOC112874559 gene encoding F-box/LRR-repeat protein At1g06630-like produces the protein MRTKHLIPNNAAGLTYAARDHAAREDYGGGDGGGGGDPFEGFPDAVLGLIVSKLPFRSAVAASAISRRWRGAAATAPALDIDFAAAFPAAPRRRAAFAAAATAALAPPCPHPLRSLRLALDGLFDQAFAASAAGHLASWLAAAAARGVERLELRLPRSRLAVLPPSLLACTGLTSLTLRLDHYALPLPSLAPFTRLSRLHLASVSLTGDFFGDLLSHCTELRYLILEQCRIVALCLVGPSRLRSLAITDCSWTQESSLAVLEMPELRSLRYSGAMATRHIIDGDVSLDEVVLAIEKPQVKPREATLRELLTLVGNVRSLLLSPWCIEQFARAEEWLKVRLDRVRQLSCVIDRREEGALSIAPLLSNCRNVEELHVSVVPSQGKRRRCSDGECHGVPRSKGVTVKHLKGVRMQYIDESKSGLELVKILLKDAPALETMNIVPSMDGLEQAKFRRRVLKFRKSSQNASIQFCTAG, from the exons ATGCGCACCAAGCACCTCATCCCGAACAACGCCGCGGGCCTCACCTACGCGGCGCGCGACCACGCCGCCCGCGAGGACTACGGCGGGGgcgacggaggcggcggcggcgacccgttCGAGGGCTTCCCGGACGCGGTGCTCGGGCTGATCGTGTCGAAGCTGCCCTTCCGCTCCGCGGTCGCCGCCTCCGCCATCTCGCGCcggtggcgcggcgcggccgccaCCGCGCCCGCGCTTGACATCGACTTCGCCGCGGCGttccccgccgcgccgcgccgcaggGCGGCGttcgcggccgccgccaccgccgcgctcGCCCCGCCGTGCCCGCACCCGCTCCGCAGCCTCCGGCTCGCGCTCGACGGCCTCTTCGACCAGGCGTTCGCCGCCTCCGCGGCCGGCCACCTCGCCTCgtggctcgccgccgccgcggcgcgcggcgtcgAGCGGTTGGAGCTCCGCCTCCCTCGCTCCCGCCTCGCCGTCCTCCCGCCTTCCCTCCTCGCCTGCACCGGCCTCACGTCACTGACGCTGCGCCTCGACCACTACGCGCTCCCTCTCCCTTCGCTCGCCCCATTCACCCGCCTATCCCGCCTCCACCTCGCGTCCGTTTCGCTCACCGGGGACTTCTTCGGGGACCTCCTCTCGCACTGCACCGAGCTCCGCTACCTCATCCTTGAACAATGCCGCATTGTTGCGCTCTGCCTTGTCGGTCCGTCGCGGCTTCGCTCACTCGCGATCACGGACTGCTCGTGGACGCAGGAGTCGTCTCTCGCCGTCTTAGAGATGCCAGAGTTGCGCTCTCTCCGCTACTCAGGTGCAATGGCAACGAGGCACATTATTGATGGCGACGTTTCTTTGGACGAAGTCGTTCTCGCCATCGAGAAGCCACAGGTGAAGCCCCGGGAGGCTACTCTCAGAGAGCTTCTCACTTTGGTTGGCAATGTACGGAGCCTTTTGCTTTCACCCTGGTGCATTGAG CAATTTGCTCGAGCGGAGGAGTGGTTGAAGGTGCGGTTAGACAGGGTGAGGCAGTTGTCATGCGTAATTGACAGGAGGGAAGAAGGTGCTTTATCCATTGCACCATTGCTCTCAAATTGCCGAAATGTGGAAGAGCTTCATGTTTCTGTTGTG CCATCGCAGGGCAAACGGAGACGGTGTAGTGATGGAGAGTGTCATGGTGTTCCACGTAGTAAGGGGGTGACAGTGAAGCATCTCAAGGGAGTTAGGATGCAGTACATTGATGAGAGCAAAAGTGGATTAGAACTGGTGAAGATCCTTCTCAAGGATGCACCAGCATTGGAGACAATGAACATTGTGCCTTCCATGGATGGGCTTGAGCAGGCCAAGTTTAGGCGCAGGGTGTTGAAATTCAGGAAGTCCTCTCAGAATGCCAGCATCCAGTTTTGCACAGCTGGATGA
- the LOC112896408 gene encoding histone acetyltransferase MCC1 isoform X2: protein MLDPRSEIYPTIEYRPIQPSDLEALEKIHLALFPIRYEREFFLNVVNGHGIVSWGAVDTSRSDDRRDEIIGFVTTRMIAAKDSEIEDLFRYNSSRKDLTLVYILTLGVVDSYRNLGIASSLVREVVKYAASISNCRGVYLHVISYNQPAISFYKKMLFKLVRRLPMFYYIRGQHYDSYLFVYYVNGGRSPCSPLAFVKMLVAKFWSKEDHCNPRWTRCQESNTLLAPQSNKRIISGDNTRCHV from the exons ATGTTGGACCCGAGATCCGAAATCTACCCCACCATAGAGTATCGCCCTATCCAGCCGTCCGACCTCGAAGCTTTAGAGAAGATTCATCTAGCTCTCTTTCCCATAAG GTACGAGAGGGAGTTCTTCTTGAACGTTGTCAACGGCCATGGTATTGTTTCCTGGGGCGCTGTGGACACCAGCAGATCAGATGACCGCAGGGATGAGATAATAGGTTTTGTAACCACGAGGATGATCGCAGCAAAAGATAGTGAG ATTGAGGACTTGTTTAGGTATAACAGTTCGCGCAAAGATCTAACACTTGTGTATATATTGACACTGGGTGTGGTGGATAGCTATAGAAACCTTGGCATAG CATCGTCACTGGTTCGAGAAGTGGTTAAATATGCAGCAAGTATATCTAATTGCAGAGGTGTTTATTTACATGTCATTTCATACAACCAACCTGCTATCAGCTTTTATAAGAAGATGCTGTTTAAGCTAGTTAGAAGGCTTCCAATGTTTTACTACATAAGAGGGCAACATTATGACTCATACTTGTTTGTGTACTATGTGAACGGTGGTCGTTCACCTTGCTCACCACT GGCTTTCGTGAAGATGCTGGTCGCCAAGTTCTGGAGCAAAGAGGACCATTGTAACCCGAGATGGACCAGATGTCAGGAATCGAACACCCTCTTGGCCCCACAAAGCAATAAAAGGATCATCAGCGGTGATAATACCAGATGTCATGTCTAA
- the LOC112896408 gene encoding histone acetyltransferase MCC1 isoform X1 yields MLDPRSEIYPTIEYRPIQPSDLEALEKIHLALFPIRYEREFFLNVVNGHGIVSWGAVDTSRSDDRRDEIIGFVTTRMIAAKDSEIEDLFRYNSSRKDLTLVYILTLGVVDSYRNLGIASSLVREVVKYAASISNCRGVYLHVISYNQPAISFYKKMLFKLVRRLPMFYYIRGQHYDSYLFVYYVNGGRSPCSPLEIVTSFVVDFRAFVKMLVAKFWSKEDHCNPRWTRCQESNTLLAPQSNKRIISGDNTRCHV; encoded by the exons ATGTTGGACCCGAGATCCGAAATCTACCCCACCATAGAGTATCGCCCTATCCAGCCGTCCGACCTCGAAGCTTTAGAGAAGATTCATCTAGCTCTCTTTCCCATAAG GTACGAGAGGGAGTTCTTCTTGAACGTTGTCAACGGCCATGGTATTGTTTCCTGGGGCGCTGTGGACACCAGCAGATCAGATGACCGCAGGGATGAGATAATAGGTTTTGTAACCACGAGGATGATCGCAGCAAAAGATAGTGAG ATTGAGGACTTGTTTAGGTATAACAGTTCGCGCAAAGATCTAACACTTGTGTATATATTGACACTGGGTGTGGTGGATAGCTATAGAAACCTTGGCATAG CATCGTCACTGGTTCGAGAAGTGGTTAAATATGCAGCAAGTATATCTAATTGCAGAGGTGTTTATTTACATGTCATTTCATACAACCAACCTGCTATCAGCTTTTATAAGAAGATGCTGTTTAAGCTAGTTAGAAGGCTTCCAATGTTTTACTACATAAGAGGGCAACATTATGACTCATACTTGTTTGTGTACTATGTGAACGGTGGTCGTTCACCTTGCTCACCACT GGAGATTGTAACTTCATTTGTTGTTGACTTCAGGGCTTTCGTGAAGATGCTGGTCGCCAAGTTCTGGAGCAAAGAGGACCATTGTAACCCGAGATGGACCAGATGTCAGGAATCGAACACCCTCTTGGCCCCACAAAGCAATAAAAGGATCATCAGCGGTGATAATACCAGATGTCATGTCTAA